In the genome of Methanosphaera cuniculi, one region contains:
- a CDS encoding TaqI-like C-terminal specificity domain-containing protein: MDVQEQPTVDNTSQKVFRNVMLHSLRSDIKHQEKLLTSENWENFNHKNLIMKIKTQSQLLKNMDIIHINRGIVTGYNKAFVIDEDTKNQLIHDDPKNAEIIKPVLHGSDIKDHRINFSNNYLIFTRHGINISEYPVIEKYLSKYKKNLQPKSKNTRNKRQKGRSHRKYNWYEIQSTGLFYKDFEKSKIVYPTIAHHLMSVFDTNQYYLLDSCFMITCDDDKMLKVIDAILSSELINYILQNSIEHINNRGLRFNKKYIEHIPIRNPNKKIAEKLVNQKQKIIKGYEKLDENLDMDVIRQIQKDENILNELVYELYELQEPEIKLIKDYLAELNIKANTNLITPHVE; encoded by the coding sequence ATGGATGTGCAAGAACAACCAACAGTAGATAATACTTCACAAAAAGTATTTAGAAATGTAATGCTTCATTCACTACGTAGTGATATAAAACACCAAGAAAAACTGTTAACTTCTGAAAATTGGGAAAATTTTAATCATAAAAATCTTATTATGAAAATAAAAACTCAATCTCAACTTCTTAAAAATATGGATATTATTCATATAAATCGGGGAATTGTAACAGGATATAATAAGGCATTTGTTATTGATGAGGATACTAAAAATCAGTTAATTCATGATGATCCAAAGAATGCTGAGATTATTAAGCCAGTTCTTCATGGATCTGATATTAAAGATCATAGAATTAATTTCAGTAATAATTATCTTATCTTTACAAGACATGGTATTAATATTAGTGAATATCCTGTGATTGAGAAATATCTATCTAAATATAAGAAGAATTTACAGCCTAAATCTAAAAACACACGTAATAAAAGACAAAAGGGACGTTCTCATAGAAAATATAATTGGTATGAAATTCAATCTACTGGTCTTTTTTATAAGGATTTTGAAAAGTCTAAAATTGTTTATCCTACAATTGCACATCATTTAATGAGTGTATTTGATACAAATCAGTATTACTTACTTGATTCATGTTTTATGATCACATGTGATGATGATAAAATGCTTAAAGTTATTGATGCTATACTTTCATCTGAGTTAATTAATTATATATTACAAAATTCTATAGAACATATTAATAATCGTGGTCTTAGATTTAATAAAAAATATATAGAACATATACCAATAAGGAATCCGAATAAAAAAATAGCAGAAAAATTAGTTAACCAGAAACAGAAGATTATTAAAGGATATGAAAAGCTTGATGAAAACCTTGATATGGATGTAATTCGGCAGATTCAAAAAGATGAAAATATTCTTAATGAATTAGTATATGAATTATATGAATTACAAGAACCTGAAATAAAACTCATTAAAGATTACTTAGCAGAACTTAACATAAAAGCAAATACAAATTTAATCACTCCTCATGTAGAATGA
- a CDS encoding cupin domain-containing protein, translated as MTDKHGGDFGLGEDNVDYAQYFTGKSYLKQLTDMDKVDLAVSNVTFEPGCINNWHIHHAKSGGGQVLLCVDGEGWYQEEGKPALSLKPGDCVSIPPNVKHWHGAKKDSWFSHIAIAVPGVDVSNEWCEAVDPEEYAKLK; from the coding sequence ATGACAGATAAACATGGCGGAGACTTTGGCTTAGGAGAAGATAACGTAGATTACGCACAATATTTTACAGGAAAATCATATTTAAAACAATTAACAGATATGGATAAGGTAGATTTAGCTGTATCAAATGTAACATTTGAACCAGGATGTATAAATAATTGGCATATTCATCATGCTAAAAGTGGTGGAGGTCAAGTTTTATTATGTGTTGATGGTGAAGGATGGTATCAAGAAGAAGGAAAACCTGCTTTAAGTCTTAAACCTGGAGATTGTGTAAGTATTCCACCAAATGTAAAACATTGGCATGGAGCAAAAAAAGATTCATGGTTTTCACATATTGCAATAGCAGTTCCAGGAGTTGATGTATCAAATGAATGGTGTGAAGCTGTAGATCCTGAAGAATATGCTAAACTCAAATAA
- a CDS encoding cupin domain-containing protein, which translates to MYRNTKNTSEDIMYLVDGEYKLTLDEKKRILKAHRFGVVLEPLSLDIIHDPPPWMCKNNQQ; encoded by the coding sequence ATGTATAGAAATACTAAAAATACATCTGAAGATATTATGTATTTAGTTGATGGTGAGTATAAACTTACATTAGATGAGAAAAAACGTATTTTAAAAGCTCATAGGTTTGGTGTAGTACTTGAACCATTATCTTTAGATATAATTCATGACCCACCACCATGGATGTGCAAGAACAACCAACAGTAG